GAGCGGTGAAAAAGGCCCTCAAAGAAAAAATGGGTGTTCTTGCCCTCCCGGTGGGGAGCGGAAAGACCGTTGTTGGGCTGAGGATTATTCACGAACTCGACCTCTCTGCACTCATAGTGGTGCACACAAAGGAGTTACTCTACCAGTGGGCGGAAAAGGTTGAGGAACTGCTCGGTGTTAAGGCTGGAATTGTTGGTGACAACAAGTGGAACGAGGAAAACGTAACCGTCGCGATGATACAGACGCTCCTGTCGAGGGGCGTTGATAAGCTTAAGAACGACTACGCCGTGGTCATGTTCGACGAGTGCCACAGGACTTCTGCAGCTGAGAAGTTCTACCAGCTGGGAATTTCCCTCCCGCAGGTCTACCGCTTCGGCCTCTCGGCAACACCGTGGAGAAGGGTTAGAGGGGAAGAAATAAAGATTGAGGCCGTCGTTGGCCCGGTAATCTACGAGGTAAAGGCCGAAGACCTCATCAGGGAGGGCTTCCTCGCAAAACCCCGCTTTGAGGTGATAACCTACGAGTCGAGCATGCCGTCCTTCAGCGAGCGCTACAAGGAACTCTATGAGGATGTTGTCATGAACAACGACGAGAGGAACAGGGCGATAGTCCTGAAGGCAAAGGAGCTCGTTAGAAAGGGCCACCGCGTCCTCATAGACGTGAAGCGCATCGAACACGGTAGAATCTTGAAGGAGATGCTCGAAAAGGAGGGGATTCGGGCGGAGTTCCTGAGTTCAAAGAGCCCCAACAGGTGGGAAATCCTGGAGGCCTTCAAGAACGGCGAAATTCCGGTTCTAATTTCTACTCTTCTCAAGGAGGGTGTGGACATACCTGAGATTTCTGCAATAATCCTAGCAGGCGGTGGGAAGAGTGACATAATGACGATACAGACCATAGGCAGGGCTCTGAGGCCGAAGAAGGGCATGAGAGCCGTTATAGTTGACGTTGCAGACGACGACCCGCTCCTCTACACGCACTTTATAGAGAGGCAGAAGGCTTTGAAGCAGTACTACGGCAAATACTACGACAGGGAATCAAAGCTCAACGAGGCAGTCTCCAAAAAGCGCCGCTCTGGTTAAAGCCCTCGAGTAGCGTTCAAAGAGGTCTCTTTTGGCCTTGGCAAGGCCTCTGTCATCGGTTTTAAACTTAATCCCGGGATACTCTATGTGCCACAGCACGAGGTTCTCGGGAGGGGCGGGAGGGACTTTCTTCCTGTACTTTCCGGATAGCATCTCACGGATTTCCTCAGGTTCGAGGAGTCCAAGCCCGCAGAATCGGAGCGCATTGACGATTCTCCTGACCATCTCCCAGAGGAAGCTTTTACCGGTAACCTCTATGACGTAGTAACCGTTCCGGGGAAGAACCCGAAGCGAGCTCACCTCTCTAACGGGGTCCCTCCCCGGTTCGAGCCTCGCGAAGGCCGAGAAGTCATGGGTTCCCTCGAATAGTCTGGCGCACTCAAGAACCCTCTCAAGGTCAAAGCCCTCGTTCACAAGGTAGTAGCGGTAGGTCTTTGACCTCGCCCAGAACCGGGGATGGAACTCCTCGGGGACTTCGGAAACACCGAGAACCCATACATCCCGTAGGTGATGGTTTAAAAC
This DNA window, taken from Thermococcus sp., encodes the following:
- a CDS encoding tRNA pseudouridine(38-40) synthase TruA; its protein translation is VLNHHLRDVWVLGVSEVPEEFHPRFWARSKTYRYYLVNEGFDLERVLECARLFEGTHDFSAFARLEPGRDPVREVSSLRVLPRNGYYVIEVTGKSFLWEMVRRIVNALRFCGLGLLEPEEIREMLSGKYRKKVPPAPPENLVLWHIEYPGIKFKTDDRGLAKAKRDLFERYSRALTRAALFGDCLVEL
- a CDS encoding DEAD/DEAH box helicase, which produces MVVLRIPEGSALVKIEKAEPSVYFKIYDLLSYKKDYGKWEKPESLYDPYEKTFPVGLLPRVKKFLNSKGYRVRVKDERQVRGVKLNSSWNENYELRRYQRRAVKKALKEKMGVLALPVGSGKTVVGLRIIHELDLSALIVVHTKELLYQWAEKVEELLGVKAGIVGDNKWNEENVTVAMIQTLLSRGVDKLKNDYAVVMFDECHRTSAAEKFYQLGISLPQVYRFGLSATPWRRVRGEEIKIEAVVGPVIYEVKAEDLIREGFLAKPRFEVITYESSMPSFSERYKELYEDVVMNNDERNRAIVLKAKELVRKGHRVLIDVKRIEHGRILKEMLEKEGIRAEFLSSKSPNRWEILEAFKNGEIPVLISTLLKEGVDIPEISAIILAGGGKSDIMTIQTIGRALRPKKGMRAVIVDVADDDPLLYTHFIERQKALKQYYGKYYDRESKLNEAVSKKRRSG